The following nucleotide sequence is from Fibrobacter sp. UWR3.
TTAAGAAATTGGCTTAAGACTGTTTTTAGTTGCTTGTGACTAAATTGTTGCAGAAGTTAGAAAGTGTTGTTCGGATAAAAAAATGAATATTGCAATTGTTGGAACCGGATATGTTGGACTCGTGAGTGGTACTTGCTTTGCCGAGATGGGCGTCAACGTCACTTGCGTAGATGTGAACCAAGCTAAGATTGAATCCCTGCAGAAGGGCGAAATCCCCATTTACGAACCCGGTCTCGACGAGATGGTGCTCCGCAATCAGCGCGAAGGCCGCCTAAAGTTTACGACCGACCTCGCAAGCATCCTTGACGAAGTCGAGATGGTCTTCAGCGCCGTGGGTACGCCCCCGGACGAAGACGGTTCCGCCGACCTGCAGTATGTGCTTGCCGTGGCACGCACCTTCGGCCAGAACATCAAGAAGTACACCGTTCTCGTGACCAAGTCTACCGTCCCGGTCGGCACCGCCAAGAAGGTCAAGGCCGCCATCCAGGAAGAACTCGACAAGCGTGGCGTGAACGTCCCGTTCGACGTGGCCAGCAACCCGGAATTTTTGAAGGAAGGCTCCGCCATCACGGACTTCATGAAACCCGACCGCGTTGTCGTGGGTGTCGAAAGCGAACAGGCCAAGGAACTCATGACCCGCCTCTACCGCCCGATGATGCTCAACAACTTCCGCGTGATCTTCACGGACATCCCGAGCGCCGAAATGATCAAGTACGCCGCGAACTCCATGCTTGCGACCCGCATCAGCTTCATGAACGACATTGCAAACCTCTGCGAACTCGTAGGTGCCGACGTGAACATGGTCCGTAAGGGCATCGGTAGCGATACCCGCATCGGCTCCAAGTTCCTTTACCCCGGATGCGGCTATGGTGGAAGTTGCTTCCCCAAGGACGTGAAGGCTCTCATCAAGACGGCAGAGAAGAACGGCTACAAGATGGGTGTGCTGAAGGCTGTCGAAGACGTGAACGAATACCAGAAGACTGTGCTCTTCCACAAGCTCGCCAAGCGCTTTGGCGGTGAAGCGAATCTCAAGGGCAAGACTATCGCCATGTGGGGCCTCGCATTCAAGCCCGAGACCGACGACATGCGCGAAGCGACCGCACTTGTGCTGATTGACTTGCTCACTAAGGCCGGTGCCACCGTTCGCGTGTATGACCCGGTCGCCATGAACGAGTGCAAGCGCCGCATAGGCGACATCGTGACCTACTGCAACGACATGTACGAGGCGTTGCTCGATGCCGATGCCCTGCTGCTCGTGACTGAATGGAAACAGTTCCGCATGCCGAGCTTCGGCGTGATGAAGAAGTCCATGAAGAACTCCCTCATCATCGACGGCCGCAATATCTACGATGCTAAGGAACTCGCCGAAACTGGATTTGTATATGATGCAATAGGATGTTGATTATGTATATTAACTATCGATCAATTTCTGATTTGAATGAAACCATTATTCGGAATTTGCATAAGTTCCCCCATGATGTTGACTTTGTGGTGGGCGTTCCGCGAAGTGGAATGATGCCGGCAAATTTGATTGCTTTGTATCTGAACAAGCCTTTAACAGATGTTGATTCTTTTGTTGAGGGTAGGATATATTCAAGTGGGGAACGTGGAAATTTTGCCGTAACAACGGGCTCTCGTAAGGTCCTTATTGTTGATGACAGTATTAACAGTGGGTCCGCTTTGATGAAATTAAAGCAAAAACTTTCTGAAAATGAAGAAAGGGTAAAAAATTTCAACATTTGTTTTGCCGTTGTTTTTGCCACGAAAAAATCAAAGGACTTTGTGGATGTTTATTGTGAGGAAGTGGAAACCCCTCGTTTATTCCAATGGAACATATTTCATCACAAGCATATACTTCCTCATTCATGTTTTGATATAGATGGCGTTTTATGCCCAAATCCACCTTATGATGATGATGGACCTGTTTATACTGAGTATATAAAAAACGCACCGGCCCTTTTTATTCCCTCAGTTGAAATTGACACGTTGGTTTCTTGCCGCTTGGAAAAATATAGAACTGACACAGAAACATGGCTGAAGCAAAAGGGTGTTCGATATAATAAGCTGATTATGCTTGATTTCCCTGACAAGCAAAGCCGAGTGGCCTGGGGAAAACATGGATTATATAAAGGTGAAGTATACAAACAGTCTGCGAACATTCTGTTTGTTGAGAGTTCTATAAATGAAGCACTAGATATTTATGCGGTGTCTAAGAAACCAGTTTTCTGTACGGAGACGATGCAGATGATAAATAACGAATCGTCATATAACAAGATTAAATCCCGTCTTGGAAAAAAAAGAAACGATTTGAAGGCGTTTCTTAGAAAGATAAAAAAAATGGTGATTCATGAGTGATATTAGAAAGGATTTTACGTGGGGGCTTTTTTGGAGTGCTGTTGAAAAGTATTCCGGCCTCATAATGGGTGTTGTCATATCAATGATATTGGCAAGACTTTTGTCTCCGTCTGAATATGGAATCGTCGCCATCGCCTCTGTAATGGTTAGTTTTTTTTCAATGTTTTCTACAATGGGAATAGGTCCTGCGATTATTCAGAGAAATGATTTGACAAAGG
It contains:
- a CDS encoding UDP-glucose/GDP-mannose dehydrogenase family protein gives rise to the protein MNIAIVGTGYVGLVSGTCFAEMGVNVTCVDVNQAKIESLQKGEIPIYEPGLDEMVLRNQREGRLKFTTDLASILDEVEMVFSAVGTPPDEDGSADLQYVLAVARTFGQNIKKYTVLVTKSTVPVGTAKKVKAAIQEELDKRGVNVPFDVASNPEFLKEGSAITDFMKPDRVVVGVESEQAKELMTRLYRPMMLNNFRVIFTDIPSAEMIKYAANSMLATRISFMNDIANLCELVGADVNMVRKGIGSDTRIGSKFLYPGCGYGGSCFPKDVKALIKTAEKNGYKMGVLKAVEDVNEYQKTVLFHKLAKRFGGEANLKGKTIAMWGLAFKPETDDMREATALVLIDLLTKAGATVRVYDPVAMNECKRRIGDIVTYCNDMYEALLDADALLLVTEWKQFRMPSFGVMKKSMKNSLIIDGRNIYDAKELAETGFVYDAIGC
- a CDS encoding phosphoribosyltransferase family protein; protein product: MYINYRSISDLNETIIRNLHKFPHDVDFVVGVPRSGMMPANLIALYLNKPLTDVDSFVEGRIYSSGERGNFAVTTGSRKVLIVDDSINSGSALMKLKQKLSENEERVKNFNICFAVVFATKKSKDFVDVYCEEVETPRLFQWNIFHHKHILPHSCFDIDGVLCPNPPYDDDGPVYTEYIKNAPALFIPSVEIDTLVSCRLEKYRTDTETWLKQKGVRYNKLIMLDFPDKQSRVAWGKHGLYKGEVYKQSANILFVESSINEALDIYAVSKKPVFCTETMQMINNESSYNKIKSRLGKKRNDLKAFLRKIKKMVIHE